In Maledivibacter sp., a single window of DNA contains:
- a CDS encoding ABC transporter permease has product MNIISILEQGFIFAITALGVSISYKILNFPDLSVDGSFPLGAAVTCAIIINGYSPFMALLMALLAGAISGFFTGYIHTKFNITNLLSGIIVMIGLYSINLRIMGKANVHVFNQNHIFKSKYPALLIILVLIILCKLLMDYLLKTKFGYILRALGNNPNVVNSLGLDDKKYKIIGLMIANGLVSLSGGILAQYQGFADISMGTGILVTGLASIILGEQIFKTNKHIKLTTIVIIGSIIYRLIIALSLEIGFTASDLKLITALILLGILIIDSKKHHVKKLLT; this is encoded by the coding sequence ATGAATATAATTTCAATTCTTGAACAAGGATTTATATTTGCAATAACAGCATTAGGAGTTAGTATATCCTATAAAATATTAAACTTTCCAGACTTATCTGTTGATGGTAGCTTTCCTTTAGGGGCTGCCGTCACCTGTGCAATTATAATAAATGGATATTCACCATTTATGGCTTTACTCATGGCTTTATTGGCAGGCGCTATTTCTGGATTTTTTACTGGATATATCCATACTAAATTCAATATAACAAATCTACTATCGGGAATAATTGTAATGATAGGTCTATACAGTATCAATTTAAGAATAATGGGAAAGGCAAATGTCCATGTTTTTAACCAAAATCATATATTCAAAAGCAAGTATCCTGCTTTATTGATTATATTGGTATTGATAATTTTGTGCAAATTACTAATGGATTATTTGCTAAAGACTAAATTTGGATATATTTTAAGGGCCTTAGGGAATAACCCTAATGTAGTAAATTCCCTTGGACTTGATGATAAGAAATATAAAATAATTGGACTTATGATAGCCAATGGACTAGTTTCATTATCGGGAGGTATTTTAGCCCAGTATCAAGGATTTGCAGATATAAGTATGGGTACAGGTATATTAGTTACAGGACTTGCTTCTATTATATTAGGTGAACAAATTTTTAAAACAAATAAGCATATTAAATTAACTACCATAGTTATAATCGGAAGTATTATCTATAGATTAATCATTGCTTTATCATTGGAGATTGGCTTTACAGCCAGTGATTTAAAGTTAATAACAGCATTAATTTTACTGGGCATATTAATAATTGACAGCAAAAAACATCATGTAAAAAAGTTATTAACTTAA
- the tpx gene encoding thiol peroxidase, with the protein MRKEAIKFAGNPITLRGNEVKAGDKAENFKAVKQDMSSFDFYNDTKDKIKIISVAPSIDTSVCSLQTMTFNEEASKLESDVEIITITVDLPFAQKRFCGAKGINNIQVVSDHKDLDFGEKYGFVMDELRLLARGIVVVDRDNTVKYVEYVEEVTNEPNYDKALEETKKLL; encoded by the coding sequence ATGAGAAAAGAAGCTATCAAATTTGCAGGAAATCCTATAACATTGAGGGGAAATGAAGTCAAGGCCGGTGACAAAGCTGAAAACTTTAAGGCTGTGAAGCAGGATATGTCAAGTTTTGATTTCTATAACGATACAAAGGACAAAATAAAAATCATCAGTGTAGCACCATCTATAGATACATCAGTTTGCTCGCTTCAGACTATGACATTCAACGAAGAGGCTTCTAAACTAGAAAGTGATGTTGAAATAATCACTATTACTGTAGATTTGCCATTTGCCCAGAAAAGATTTTGTGGAGCAAAGGGAATAAATAATATTCAAGTAGTATCAGATCATAAGGATTTAGACTTCGGAGAAAAATATGGGTTTGTTATGGATGAGTTAAGACTACTTGCTAGAGGAATTGTTGTGGTGGATAGGGATAATACTGTAAAATATGTTGAGTATGTTGAAGAAGTTACAAATGAGCCAAATTATGATAAAGCTCTAGAAGAAACAAAAAAACTACTATAA
- a CDS encoding FxsA family protein, with product MLFRLILLFTITPIVELFLLLELSKITSIWTTIGIVLVTGVIGASLAKSQGRLIITKIRMELNEGRMPGDQLINGLCVLVGGALLLTPGIVTDILGFSLVIPVTREIFKGFVKKILSKRLQDGSINIHYRRW from the coding sequence ATGCTATTTAGATTGATTTTACTTTTTACCATAACTCCAATAGTAGAATTATTTTTACTTCTTGAGTTATCAAAGATAACAAGTATATGGACTACCATAGGCATAGTTTTGGTTACAGGAGTTATTGGTGCCAGCCTAGCAAAAAGCCAGGGTAGGTTAATCATTACTAAAATTAGAATGGAATTAAACGAAGGCAGAATGCCTGGGGATCAGCTAATAAATGGCTTATGTGTATTGGTAGGAGGAGCTTTACTACTAACTCCAGGAATTGTAACTGATATATTAGGATTTAGCTTAGTTATCCCTGTAACTAGAGAAATCTTTAAAGGATTTGTGAAGAAAATACTTTCTAAAAGACTTCAAGATGGGAGTATAAATATACATTATAGAAGATGGTAA
- a CDS encoding Xaa-Pro peptidase family protein: MLNSQYIDKLISIMKDEGLDAMFIAPSEDLEFLMGFSPHMDERFQGLFITNDSKLFYIVPQLNREEIKDALGEMGGVFDWGDGEGFLGVLSKTFEDYNLIGKTIGVNGTARTVNMLDIKGIVDVDFKNGKPILEELRIIKSEDEIDRLREAARMADKVFEELVKFIKPGIMERDISNKIEELFMEMGADGLSFSPIVASGPNSSKPHYNKDSRIIQEKDVIILDFGCKYKGLCSDMSRTVFVGDISEEEKRIYDIVYRANDEAEKFVKVGVAAQSVDEVARNIIKEEGHGEHFLNRVGHGIGYSVHEAPYIKGGNERKLQTGMAFSVEPGIYIPGKFGMRIEDIVAISKNGAEVLNKAPKKPIVIK, encoded by the coding sequence ATGTTGAATAGTCAGTACATTGATAAGCTCATAAGTATAATGAAGGATGAAGGGCTAGATGCAATGTTTATAGCACCTTCAGAGGATTTAGAATTTTTAATGGGTTTTTCACCCCATATGGATGAAAGATTTCAAGGACTCTTTATAACTAATGATTCTAAGTTGTTTTACATAGTTCCCCAGTTAAACAGAGAAGAAATTAAAGATGCTTTAGGTGAAATGGGAGGCGTTTTCGATTGGGGGGATGGAGAAGGATTTTTAGGTGTCCTTTCCAAGACCTTTGAGGACTACAATTTGATAGGCAAAACCATTGGGGTAAATGGGACGGCAAGGACCGTTAATATGTTGGATATAAAAGGCATAGTAGATGTTGATTTTAAAAATGGGAAACCTATCTTAGAAGAATTAAGAATTATAAAGAGTGAAGATGAGATAGATAGACTTAGGGAAGCCGCTAGGATGGCAGATAAAGTATTTGAGGAGCTTGTAAAATTTATTAAGCCGGGGATAATGGAAAGGGATATTAGTAATAAAATTGAAGAATTATTTATGGAAATGGGTGCCGATGGACTATCGTTTTCACCAATTGTAGCTTCAGGCCCTAATAGTTCAAAACCTCACTACAATAAAGATTCTAGAATCATCCAAGAAAAAGATGTAATAATTCTTGACTTTGGGTGCAAATACAAAGGGCTTTGCTCAGATATGTCAAGGACAGTTTTTGTTGGAGATATCTCTGAAGAAGAAAAAAGAATATATGATATAGTTTATAGAGCCAATGATGAAGCGGAAAAATTTGTAAAGGTAGGAGTTGCTGCCCAAAGTGTTGATGAGGTTGCCAGGAATATTATTAAAGAAGAAGGACATGGTGAACATTTCCTAAATAGAGTTGGTCATGGAATAGGCTATAGTGTTCATGAAGCTCCGTATATAAAGGGAGGAAATGAAAGAAAGCTTCAGACCGGAATGGCTTTTAGTGTTGAGCCAGGAATATATATACCTGGTAAATTTGGTATGAGGATAGAAGACATTGTGGCAATCAGTAAAAATGGGGCAGAGGTGTTAAATAAAGCTCCTAAAAAACCAATTGTTATAAAGTAA
- a CDS encoding ABC transporter substrate-binding protein, translating into MMMRLRKLSILMIALFLILTGCGQNNSSKKLIQIGMTQIVEHPSLDDIKQGIVDALNENGYGEGEKINIEFKNAQGNMENTQLIAKSFDKKDLVVAISTPSAQAAFNNLKSMPIIFSGVTDPESAGLVGKNITGVSDMTPVGKQLQLLKTLIPDAKRVGIVYNSSELNSEIQVNIAKKEAAKLGLELEIASITNTNEMALALDKVLKNVDVLYTHVDNTLASSYPLIVKKSEELNIPIIGAVDDFVKQGALATEGINNYKVGYQTGHMIANILKGEEISNIPFETLKDTELIINKKAVEKYNIALPEEIKERAIFR; encoded by the coding sequence ATGATGATGAGATTAAGAAAATTAAGTATATTGATGATTGCATTATTCCTTATTTTAACTGGGTGTGGGCAAAATAATAGTTCAAAGAAATTAATCCAAATTGGCATGACTCAGATAGTAGAACATCCTTCATTAGATGATATTAAACAAGGTATTGTAGATGCATTAAATGAAAATGGTTATGGGGAAGGTGAAAAGATAAATATAGAGTTTAAAAATGCTCAAGGGAATATGGAAAATACTCAATTGATTGCAAAGTCCTTTGACAAAAAGGATTTAGTTGTAGCTATAAGTACTCCAAGTGCCCAAGCGGCTTTTAACAATTTAAAGAGTATGCCCATAATTTTTTCAGGAGTTACTGATCCCGAGAGTGCTGGTTTAGTAGGGAAAAATATTACCGGTGTAAGTGATATGACCCCTGTAGGGAAACAACTACAACTATTAAAAACACTTATTCCCGATGCTAAAAGAGTGGGTATAGTATATAATTCCAGTGAGTTGAATTCTGAAATTCAAGTAAATATTGCCAAAAAAGAAGCTGCAAAATTGGGTTTAGAGCTGGAGATAGCATCTATTACTAATACCAATGAAATGGCATTGGCATTAGATAAAGTACTTAAAAATGTAGATGTATTATATACACATGTAGATAATACTTTAGCATCATCATACCCATTAATTGTAAAGAAATCCGAGGAATTAAATATACCAATAATTGGGGCCGTTGATGATTTTGTTAAACAAGGGGCATTGGCAACGGAGGGAATAAATAATTACAAAGTTGGATATCAAACCGGTCATATGATTGCAAATATACTAAAGGGTGAAGAAATTTCAAATATTCCATTTGAGACATTAAAGGATACAGAACTTATTATAAATAAAAAAGCAGTTGAAAAATACAATATAGCTTTACCCGAGGAGATAAAAGAAAGGGCAATATTTAGGTAA
- a CDS encoding sodium:solute symporter family protein has translation MNILDILGIILVFATVAYIGYRSSKSIKNSEDFLIAGRSLGKMQAGLSMAASDLGGSGLIGAAAYCYTVGIAGAWWNWCAAPAFIILGLFFVQRLRPLAVSTGPEFLERRYDKKSRLISSVMQICSGAASLSAQFVVAAVALNVIAGIDQNLALGLSVIFVLLYTMGGGLIAVVNTDVFQFFILVGSILVALPLALNNVGGFGELINSVPEEFFNIGAIGYWTPISWILMCFFTYSTSQAFLQRVFASKDTSTAKFAYVFTGITYIFYGAAVGLIGIVVSVMMPGLADTNAAYPLLIKEILPEGLVGIALGGIFAATMSTSDSKLMSITHLFVNDIYKPYINKDADDKSILRMSRIVTLACCVLAVGFALLFKDLIKIVYIAGLFYSTAVFFPMILGTFWKRGNAQGAFAGIISAIVVGSISEFFLKGNFSGILGLPSNITGSLSGLIIFVIVSLATPKPSEEKIAFINELNK, from the coding sequence GGCAGGTCTTAGTATGGCAGCATCTGACCTCGGAGGAAGTGGTCTTATAGGAGCCGCAGCATATTGCTATACTGTTGGTATTGCAGGAGCATGGTGGAATTGGTGTGCAGCACCAGCGTTTATTATTCTAGGACTTTTTTTTGTTCAAAGATTAAGACCTTTAGCAGTATCTACAGGACCAGAGTTTTTGGAAAGAAGATACGATAAAAAATCAAGGTTAATTTCTTCAGTAATGCAAATATGTTCAGGAGCTGCATCATTGTCAGCACAGTTTGTAGTTGCCGCTGTAGCATTAAATGTTATAGCAGGTATTGATCAAAACTTAGCATTAGGATTAAGTGTAATATTTGTACTTTTATACACAATGGGTGGAGGACTAATAGCCGTTGTAAATACAGATGTATTTCAATTTTTTATATTAGTAGGGTCTATTCTCGTAGCACTTCCATTAGCTTTAAATAATGTAGGGGGCTTTGGGGAACTAATAAATTCTGTGCCAGAGGAGTTCTTTAATATTGGGGCAATAGGTTATTGGACTCCGATTTCATGGATATTAATGTGCTTCTTTACTTACTCTACTAGCCAAGCTTTTTTACAAAGAGTTTTTGCATCTAAAGATACTAGTACAGCAAAATTTGCGTATGTATTCACAGGAATAACATATATATTCTACGGAGCAGCAGTTGGATTAATCGGAATAGTAGTTTCAGTGATGATGCCTGGACTAGCTGATACAAATGCAGCATATCCACTATTAATAAAGGAAATACTTCCTGAAGGATTGGTGGGAATAGCATTAGGTGGAATATTTGCAGCTACAATGTCAACTTCTGATTCAAAATTAATGTCAATAACACATTTATTTGTTAATGATATTTACAAGCCCTATATAAATAAAGATGCTGATGATAAGAGTATTCTGCGTATGTCAAGAATTGTGACCTTGGCTTGTTGTGTATTGGCAGTTGGCTTTGCTTTGTTATTTAAAGATTTAATAAAAATAGTATATATAGCAGGTTTATTCTATTCAACAGCGGTATTTTTCCCAATGATTTTAGGAACTTTTTGGAAAAGAGGAAATGCCCAAGGAGCCTTTGCAGGGATTATTAGTGCTATAGTGGTTGGATCAATATCAGAATTTTTCTTGAAAGGAAACTTTTCAGGAATTCTGGGGTTACCATCAAATATTACAGGTTCACTTTCGGGATTAATTATATTTGTAATAGTATCATTAGCAACACCAAAACCATCTGAAGAAAAAATTGCTTTTATTAATGAATTAAATAAGTAA
- a CDS encoding glycosyl hydrolase family 18 protein has protein sequence MKKDNLSIVGFLLITLLTFIFIVYSSHLEVQPVLNNMEDEKLLIKKPNSFIEYHIKDNEFILDKDKTLYLSVDILSKHLMVKTYFDPEAKIAIITTLDKVIRFYGETDKVKINDREVDHIKPMIINDGKPLIPINQIEGDLNIDSNISEGTNNVVINSLLDNSAIGKTSKNNVILKKEKNIWANIVGILNEGEKLEIIGEDNGWVRVVTSDSTEGFIKEQYVVNREEVIGVQPEKSQSIWQPERDKIFLTWESVYSRNPDTKKISPMDGLNVISPTWIHLISPDGQLKHKISKNYIRWAKKRGYKVWALFSNSFDPKLTDEFLNNTTARERVIGDLIKLIKDNNMDGINIDFENVYLKDKELLVQFIREMTPIFHENNLVVSIDVTVIGGSDNWSRFLDRKALGEVVDYMAVMTYDEHWASSPVSGSVASLGWVDKSIERILEEVPAEKILLGLPFYTRIWTETPSNSKANKVNVKSKAISMNTARNILEKDNVIKLWDENAGQYYVVYSEGNKVYKIWMEDSKSIKLKTDIVNKYNLAGVAAWRRGFETEDIWTTINENIN, from the coding sequence TTGAAAAAAGACAATTTATCTATAGTTGGATTTCTTTTAATTACCTTGCTTACATTTATTTTTATTGTTTACAGTTCTCACCTTGAGGTTCAGCCTGTCTTAAATAACATGGAAGATGAAAAGTTGCTGATAAAAAAGCCCAATTCCTTTATTGAATATCATATAAAAGATAATGAGTTTATATTGGATAAAGATAAGACCCTTTATCTATCCGTTGATATACTATCTAAACACTTGATGGTAAAAACCTATTTTGACCCCGAAGCTAAAATAGCAATAATAACAACCCTGGATAAGGTTATAAGATTCTATGGTGAAACTGATAAAGTTAAGATAAATGATAGAGAAGTAGATCATATTAAGCCTATGATTATCAATGATGGAAAGCCTTTGATACCAATAAATCAAATCGAAGGTGATTTAAATATTGATAGTAATATTTCAGAAGGTACTAATAATGTGGTTATTAATAGTTTACTGGATAATAGTGCCATAGGAAAAACAAGTAAGAATAATGTGATATTAAAAAAAGAAAAAAATATTTGGGCTAATATCGTAGGAATATTAAATGAAGGGGAGAAACTCGAAATAATCGGAGAAGATAATGGATGGGTTAGAGTAGTAACCAGTGATAGTACAGAGGGTTTCATAAAAGAACAATATGTCGTAAATAGAGAAGAAGTTATTGGTGTTCAGCCTGAAAAAAGTCAATCGATTTGGCAGCCCGAGAGGGATAAAATATTCCTTACATGGGAGAGTGTGTATTCTAGAAATCCTGATACAAAAAAAATCAGCCCTATGGATGGATTAAATGTCATATCCCCTACCTGGATACATCTTATAAGTCCAGATGGACAATTGAAGCATAAAATAAGTAAGAATTATATTAGATGGGCTAAGAAAAGGGGCTACAAGGTATGGGCTCTTTTCTCAAATTCCTTTGACCCTAAGCTTACGGATGAATTTCTAAATAATACTACAGCCCGTGAAAGGGTTATAGGGGATCTGATAAAGCTAATAAAAGATAATAATATGGATGGAATAAATATTGACTTTGAAAATGTGTATTTGAAGGATAAAGAATTGTTGGTACAATTTATTAGGGAAATGACACCGATTTTTCATGAGAACAATCTAGTTGTATCTATTGATGTAACAGTAATAGGTGGAAGTGATAATTGGTCAAGATTTTTAGATAGAAAAGCCTTGGGTGAAGTTGTGGATTATATGGCGGTTATGACCTATGATGAGCATTGGGCTTCAAGTCCTGTAAGCGGGTCTGTAGCTTCATTAGGTTGGGTTGATAAAAGTATTGAGAGAATACTTGAGGAAGTACCAGCTGAAAAGATTTTATTGGGATTACCATTTTACACTAGAATATGGACAGAAACCCCATCAAATTCAAAAGCAAATAAAGTGAATGTAAAATCAAAGGCAATTTCAATGAATACTGCAAGAAACATACTTGAAAAGGATAATGTTATAAAATTATGGGACGAGAATGCAGGACAATATTATGTTGTATATTCTGAAGGGAATAAAGTCTATAAGATATGGATGGAAGATTCTAAGTCCATCAAGCTTAAAACAGATATTGTCAATAAATATAACCTAGCAGGCGTAGCGGCATGGAGAAGAGGTTTTGAAACTGAAGATATATGGACTACAATAAACGAAAATATAAATTAA
- a CDS encoding gamma-glutamyl-gamma-aminobutyrate hydrolase family protein, with protein sequence MKKTVIGIVGNTLKTITEISGEIERAYVNRSYVRAVERAGGIPIIIPCTGNVKIIEAQVSLCDGFLFTGGEDIDPNQYGEGPCLKLGPIKPELDMFQLTFFKIVQKLDKPILGICRGLQVINTGLGGTLFQDIECQCKDVYQHFQTGGRSHSVHKIQLSEGSVLKNIFQSVNLSVNSLHHQSVKKLGKGLKVCAGSEDGIIEAIESDMGKKIIGVQWHPEEMIDSTPEMNKLFDWLIKESSFKPSFIK encoded by the coding sequence ATGAAAAAAACAGTAATTGGTATCGTAGGAAATACTCTCAAAACAATAACTGAAATATCTGGTGAAATAGAAAGGGCGTACGTTAATCGTAGCTATGTGAGAGCAGTGGAAAGGGCAGGGGGAATTCCTATTATAATCCCTTGTACTGGAAATGTTAAAATTATTGAAGCACAAGTTTCCCTTTGTGATGGTTTTCTATTTACAGGAGGAGAAGATATAGATCCAAACCAATATGGTGAAGGACCATGTCTTAAACTAGGTCCAATTAAACCAGAGTTAGATATGTTTCAGTTAACATTCTTTAAAATTGTGCAAAAATTAGACAAGCCAATATTAGGTATATGTAGAGGTCTTCAAGTTATTAACACTGGACTTGGTGGTACTTTATTCCAAGATATAGAATGTCAATGTAAAGATGTTTATCAGCATTTTCAGACTGGAGGGCGTTCTCACAGTGTTCATAAAATTCAATTGAGTGAAGGCTCAGTGTTGAAAAATATTTTTCAGTCAGTAAATTTATCTGTTAATAGTCTTCATCATCAAAGTGTCAAAAAATTGGGGAAAGGCCTTAAGGTTTGTGCTGGCTCCGAAGATGGAATAATTGAAGCTATTGAATCTGATATGGGCAAAAAAATAATAGGTGTTCAGTGGCATCCAGAAGAGATGATTGATTCCACACCAGAGATGAATAAGCTATTTGATTGGCTTATAAAAGAATCTAGTTTTAAACCATCTTTTATTAAATGA
- a CDS encoding L,D-transpeptidase family protein, which produces MLRRSFIWILICIACISILMGFGREVFKDTKLSEYLTNVFKNKGIREYSLWEERKMKENPNYKNLAIFIDINSKTLELINLNDNQVVKRYIIASGKQSTPSPVGSWRIINKGRWGRGFGTRWMGLNVPWGKYGIHGTNKPNSIGWASSHGCIRMRNDDIEELYKIVKTGTPVTIWGGVFGPFGNGFRILEPGYTGADVYEIQKRMRQKGYYPLYVDGIYGDGMKRYVIKFRKDKGLRITHNIDYEFCRALGIELIE; this is translated from the coding sequence ATGTTGAGAAGGTCATTTATCTGGATACTTATATGTATAGCATGTATAAGTATTTTAATGGGCTTTGGAAGGGAGGTCTTTAAGGATACCAAACTATCTGAGTACCTAACAAATGTCTTTAAAAATAAAGGAATCAGAGAATATAGCCTTTGGGAAGAAAGAAAAATGAAGGAAAATCCCAATTATAAGAATTTAGCTATATTTATTGACATAAATTCCAAAACTTTAGAACTTATAAATCTTAATGATAATCAAGTAGTAAAAAGATACATAATAGCTAGTGGTAAGCAGAGTACACCCTCTCCTGTAGGAAGCTGGAGAATTATAAATAAGGGAAGATGGGGACGCGGTTTCGGAACCAGGTGGATGGGATTGAACGTACCCTGGGGGAAGTATGGTATACATGGCACAAATAAGCCTAATTCAATAGGGTGGGCATCCTCACATGGCTGTATACGTATGAGAAATGATGATATAGAGGAATTATACAAAATAGTGAAGACGGGAACACCGGTCACCATATGGGGAGGGGTTTTTGGACCCTTTGGAAATGGATTTAGGATATTGGAACCTGGATATACAGGAGCCGATGTCTATGAAATTCAAAAAAGAATGAGGCAAAAAGGATATTATCCATTGTATGTAGATGGAATATATGGAGATGGTATGAAAAGATACGTAATAAAATTTAGAAAAGATAAGGGATTAAGAATCACCCATAATATTGACTATGAGTTTTGTAGGGCCCTGGGGATAGAGTTAATTGAATAA
- a CDS encoding sigma 54-interacting transcriptional regulator — MDHKFLLEAILTHLDEGIIVVDTNANVTFYNEPATSIAGISKEEAIGKNILDIFTDLNNETSTFYHVLRTKQSIIDYVQTYANYQEKKVTTVTSTIPLLKEGKLVGALEIYRPFNSVKELSDKVVTLQKELFKKNSSENEYKGNGTQYMFKDIVGKSDAIVELKTKAKKIAESSSPVLVYGETGTGKELLVQGIHNASIRRRDKPFIAQNCAAIPNSLLEAILFGTSLGSFTGAKDKPGLFELADGGTLFLDEINSMDIELQAKLLRVLQDGIIRRVGGKKTIKVDVRVIASTNEHPIRVIEQKKLRKDLYYRLNVISLNIPPLRERIEDIFVLVENFIKLYNKKLDKWVVGVTEECMELMLRYNWPGNIRELKYTIESIMNFTDEDRISVDDLPLHIRQYKASEIIQEEIEQDHIELPPLKKAISQYEKKLVIRALERSNGNCAEAARLLKVPRQTLHNKIKKYDIKLMYRIE, encoded by the coding sequence TTGGATCATAAATTTCTATTAGAAGCAATACTTACCCATCTAGATGAAGGAATAATAGTGGTTGATACAAATGCAAATGTAACTTTTTATAATGAACCGGCAACAAGCATAGCAGGGATTTCAAAGGAAGAAGCTATTGGTAAAAATATATTAGATATTTTTACAGATTTAAATAATGAAACTAGCACATTTTATCATGTGCTTCGGACTAAACAGTCGATAATTGATTATGTGCAGACCTATGCTAATTACCAAGAAAAGAAGGTCACAACAGTAACATCAACCATTCCCTTATTAAAGGAAGGAAAGCTTGTTGGAGCCTTGGAGATATATAGACCCTTTAATAGTGTTAAGGAATTATCCGATAAGGTTGTTACTTTGCAAAAGGAATTATTCAAGAAGAATTCAAGTGAAAATGAATACAAGGGCAATGGGACTCAATATATGTTCAAGGATATTGTTGGGAAAAGTGATGCCATAGTAGAGCTTAAGACAAAAGCAAAAAAAATTGCAGAAAGTTCATCTCCGGTATTAGTCTATGGAGAAACTGGAACCGGTAAGGAACTACTAGTACAGGGAATCCACAACGCAAGTATACGAAGAAGGGATAAGCCCTTTATTGCACAAAATTGTGCCGCAATTCCTAACAGCCTATTAGAAGCTATTCTCTTTGGAACATCCCTAGGAAGTTTTACGGGGGCCAAGGATAAACCAGGATTGTTTGAATTAGCCGATGGAGGGACTCTTTTTCTAGATGAAATCAATTCAATGGATATAGAGCTTCAAGCCAAGCTACTAAGAGTTCTTCAAGATGGTATTATCAGAAGAGTAGGAGGTAAGAAAACTATCAAGGTGGATGTAAGAGTAATCGCTTCTACAAATGAACACCCCATAAGGGTTATTGAACAGAAAAAACTAAGGAAAGATCTGTATTATAGATTGAATGTTATTTCTTTAAACATTCCTCCCTTGAGGGAAAGAATAGAGGATATATTTGTCTTAGTAGAAAATTTTATAAAATTATATAATAAAAAATTAGATAAATGGGTGGTAGGAGTAACAGAAGAATGTATGGAGTTAATGCTTAGGTATAATTGGCCTGGCAATATAAGAGAATTAAAATATACTATTGAAAGCATTATGAATTTTACTGATGAAGACAGAATATCAGTAGATGATCTACCTTTACATATAAGACAATATAAGGCAAGTGAAATAATACAAGAAGAAATAGAACAAGACCATATTGAACTTCCTCCACTTAAGAAAGCAATATCACAATATGAGAAAAAATTAGTTATAAGAGCTTTGGAAAGGTCAAATGGTAATTGTGCAGAGGCTGCAAGATTATTAAAGGTTCCCAGACAAACTTTGCATAATAAAATCAAGAAGTATGATATAAAATTAATGTATAGAATTGAATAA
- a CDS encoding ATP-binding cassette domain-containing protein yields MIELKEVIKKFKTIDGEKIVFDELNLRIKKGEFVTIVGSNGSGKSTLMKILTGDIEVDKGEIVFNNNNIENLNSFKRKRFISNVYQDPNMGTASNMTVFENLSMADNKGHIYGLSLGLNRMRKSYYIEVLKELELGLEEQLNTKVGLLSGGQRQAVALIMATLKTPKLLLLDEHTSALDPKTCDKILNKTQNLVKKNELTTIMITHNLKTALEFGNRLIMLDNGEVVLDVRGKEKEKLTIECLLRKMGKAIYA; encoded by the coding sequence ATGATAGAATTAAAAGAAGTGATAAAGAAATTTAAAACAATAGATGGAGAAAAAATTGTATTTGATGAATTAAATTTAAGGATCAAAAAGGGAGAATTTGTGACCATAGTAGGGAGTAATGGTTCAGGAAAATCAACCCTTATGAAGATATTAACCGGTGATATAGAAGTAGATAAAGGGGAAATAGTATTTAATAATAATAATATAGAAAATCTTAATTCCTTTAAAAGAAAAAGATTTATATCAAATGTATATCAAGATCCTAATATGGGCACAGCATCGAATATGACTGTATTTGAAAATTTATCCATGGCAGATAACAAAGGACATATATATGGACTTTCATTAGGACTGAATAGGATGAGAAAAAGCTATTACATTGAAGTTTTGAAAGAGCTTGAATTAGGCTTAGAAGAACAACTAAATACAAAGGTAGGGCTTTTATCAGGAGGGCAAAGACAAGCCGTTGCATTGATTATGGCTACATTAAAAACTCCAAAGCTATTGTTACTAGATGAGCATACGTCGGCGTTAGATCCTAAAACATGTGATAAAATTCTTAATAAGACCCAAAATTTAGTTAAGAAAAATGAATTGACTACAATCATGATAACCCATAACCTAAAAACAGCATTAGAATTTGGGAATAGGCTTATTATGCTAGACAATGGCGAGGTAGTATTAGATGTTAGAGGAAAAGAAAAAGAAAAATTAACTATTGAATGTTTATTAAGAAAAATGGGGAAGGCTATATATGCTTGA